ATATCGGCGATAAATTCCGCAACGTTTAGCACATTTTGCATTAAACGTCAAGATTTTTAACTTCATGAGCGTGTGTCTCGATAAATTCTCTGCGCGGCTTAACGTCATCGCCCATCAAAATATCAAACCATTCATCAGCAAGCAAATTATCATCAAGGTCTATCTGCTTTAAGATTCTATTTTCTGGATTCATAGTTGTTTCCCATAACTGTTCGGGATTCATTTCGCCGAGACCTTTATAACGCTGTACAGTTACTTTGCTGGGATCTGACGCGCTGTCGACGTGATAACGCAATTCTTTATCAGTGTAGCAGTAATTTACAGTTTTTCCGCATTGAACGCGATACAAAGGCGGTTGAGCTAAATATAAATATCCATGCGATAAAAGCTCAGGCATATGACGATAAAAGAATGTCAGCAAAAGTGTGCTTATGTGAGCTCCGTCAACGTCTGCATCTGTCATGATGATAATTTTGTGATAACGCAGTTTTGTTGCGTCAAATTCCGCACCGATTCCGCAGCCGAGTGCAGTAATAATCGTCTGAATTTCTTTATTAGCTAACATTTTATTCATTTGGGCTTTCTCGACGTTAAGAATCTTCCCGCGTAACGGCAATATCGCTTGAAACGTTCTGTCGCGGCCTTGTTTTGCGCTGCCTCCTGCACTATCGCCCTCGACTATGTATAATTCTGTATTCTCTGCGTGCTTTGATGAACAATCTGCTAATTTTCCGGGAAGAGTCATCCCTGACATTGCACCCTTGCGGACGAGTTCACGAGCTCTCTTTGCTGCTTCTCTTGCATGCCTTGCGCGTAAAGCCTTTTCTACGATGGGCCTAATAATTTCGGGTTTGTCCTCAAATGCTGCTAAGAGTCCTTCATATATTAGTGAGTCAACAGCTCCGCGAACTTCACTATTTCCCAGCTTAGTTTTTGTCTGGCCCTCAAATTGCGGTTCACTTAATTTAACGGATAATACGCAGGTTAAGCCCTCTTTCAAGTCTTCGCCTGATAAATTCTCTTCTTTTTCCTTCAAGACTTTATTTTTTCGTGCGGCCTCGTTAATTGCCCGTGTCAATGCCGATCTGAATCCTGCTAAGTGAGTCCCGCCCTCTATCGTGTTAATCAAATTTGCGTATGTATAAATATGTTCCTGATAGCCGTCGTTATATTGCAAAGCTGCATCAATCGAAATATTATCGCGCGTTCCTGATAAAACAATGGGATCTGCAAATAACGCGTTTCTGTCCTTGTCTATGTATTGCACAAATGCGCCTATACCGCCCGTGAAATAATATTCTCTGCTTTCGTTAGTGCGTTCGTCATGAACAGAAATTTTTAATCCTGGATTCAAGTATGCAAGCTCGCGAAAACGACTCTTTAACGTGTCTAACGAATGATGAACATCTTCAAATATTTCACTGTCGGGCATGTAATGAATCTTTGTTCCGCGCCAATCTGCTTTATTTCCTGTTGTAAGGTCAGTTACAGGGATTCCGCGCTCAAATCTTTGAGTCTTCTCGATTCCGTCGCGTGCAATAGTGATGACTAACCATTCTGACAAAGCATTAACGACAGAGACTCCGACACCGTGAAGACCTCCGGAGACTTTATAAGCTCCATCGCCGAATTTTCCGCCCGCGTGCAGGACAGTTAATACAACTTCACTAGTTGGCCGGCCGTTATAAGGGTGAGGATCTGTAGGAATGCCTCGGCCGTTATCCTGCACAGTTATGCTCTCGTCGGTGTGTATAGTAACTTGAATATGATCGCAAAATCCCGCCATAGCTTCATCGACGGAATTATCTACAACTTCATAGACTAAATGATGAAGACCGCGCGCAACTGTATCGCCGATATACATTCCGGGACGTTTGCGTACTGCTTCGAGACCTTCAAGAACTTTGATACTTTCTGCGCCGTAATTATTGATATTAGATTCCATTATGAGATAAAAAATTTTTCTC
This region of Synergistaceae bacterium genomic DNA includes:
- the gyrB gene encoding DNA topoisomerase (ATP-hydrolyzing) subunit B, with the translated sequence MESNINNYGAESIKVLEGLEAVRKRPGMYIGDTVARGLHHLVYEVVDNSVDEAMAGFCDHIQVTIHTDESITVQDNGRGIPTDPHPYNGRPTSEVVLTVLHAGGKFGDGAYKVSGGLHGVGVSVVNALSEWLVITIARDGIEKTQRFERGIPVTDLTTGNKADWRGTKIHYMPDSEIFEDVHHSLDTLKSRFRELAYLNPGLKISVHDERTNESREYYFTGGIGAFVQYIDKDRNALFADPIVLSGTRDNISIDAALQYNDGYQEHIYTYANLINTIEGGTHLAGFRSALTRAINEAARKNKVLKEKEENLSGEDLKEGLTCVLSVKLSEPQFEGQTKTKLGNSEVRGAVDSLIYEGLLAAFEDKPEIIRPIVEKALRARHAREAAKRARELVRKGAMSGMTLPGKLADCSSKHAENTELYIVEGDSAGGSAKQGRDRTFQAILPLRGKILNVEKAQMNKMLANKEIQTIITALGCGIGAEFDATKLRYHKIIIMTDADVDGAHISTLLLTFFYRHMPELLSHGYLYLAQPPLYRVQCGKTVNYCYTDKELRYHVDSASDPSKVTVQRYKGLGEMNPEQLWETTMNPENRILKQIDLDDNLLADEWFDILMGDDVKPRREFIETHAHEVKNLDV